Proteins encoded in a region of the Scrofimicrobium sp. R131 genome:
- a CDS encoding methyltransferase codes for MNPDLVARLRADLAGADWTVDTVDQLLGPVAGAALAREQRVPALVRLRSVHTPPAQLTKAFILGERVDLTEALPTLGLAGAQELGLIDQDGSPLMDLRPHAAELPGGNYHWWIASDRCEMQTGRPLQPNHVLGIGPATLSLLRMTVREPVEVALDLGTGCGIQALYLATHAHRVVATEISARACAYTRFNAALNQVQLDVRQGSLFEPVAGEKFDLITSNPPFVITPPSLRTEGLLEYRDGGMDRDDLVAQVISTGPNLLRPGGVMQMLANWEVPHRGSWEDPIRTWLTRSGVGLDAWVVLRDRLDAAQYSELWLRDAGGNLQGRQRWEADYEQWIADFAQAGVDEVAMGFLALRRRSRDGVELAAELVEEGTFPDGKTVLAALDHVQLAPNWEDLAPVRAEDVREERHYQPGEADPQVIRLTQGAGMGRAIRVGSAMAALAGAADGELTAGQIVSAVAMLTDRERDQVAAEVALELPALLRAGMMAWAGSEQ; via the coding sequence GTGAACCCGGACCTGGTGGCCCGACTCCGGGCGGACCTGGCCGGAGCCGACTGGACGGTCGACACGGTGGATCAACTGCTCGGTCCGGTTGCGGGAGCGGCCCTGGCCCGGGAACAGCGGGTTCCCGCCCTGGTTCGCCTTCGCTCGGTTCACACGCCCCCGGCTCAGCTGACCAAAGCTTTCATTCTGGGGGAGCGGGTCGACCTGACCGAGGCTCTTCCCACCCTGGGTTTGGCCGGGGCGCAGGAACTGGGCCTGATTGACCAGGACGGTTCCCCGCTGATGGATCTGCGGCCGCACGCTGCCGAGCTTCCCGGTGGGAACTACCACTGGTGGATCGCCTCGGACCGGTGCGAGATGCAGACCGGCCGGCCGCTGCAACCAAATCACGTGCTCGGCATCGGTCCGGCGACCCTGTCCCTGCTGCGCATGACCGTGCGCGAACCGGTGGAGGTGGCCCTGGACCTGGGCACCGGCTGCGGGATTCAGGCTCTCTATCTGGCCACCCACGCCCACCGGGTGGTGGCCACCGAAATTTCCGCCCGCGCCTGCGCCTACACCCGGTTTAACGCCGCCCTCAACCAGGTGCAGTTGGATGTCCGCCAGGGCTCCCTGTTCGAGCCGGTGGCGGGCGAAAAGTTCGACCTGATCACCTCTAATCCCCCGTTTGTGATCACCCCGCCAAGCCTGCGGACCGAAGGGTTGCTGGAGTACCGGGATGGTGGGATGGATCGGGACGACCTGGTAGCTCAGGTCATCTCCACCGGTCCGAACCTGCTGCGCCCCGGAGGGGTGATGCAGATGCTGGCCAACTGGGAGGTGCCGCACCGGGGGTCCTGGGAGGATCCGATTCGAACCTGGTTGACCCGATCCGGGGTTGGGCTGGATGCCTGGGTGGTGCTCCGGGACCGGCTGGATGCCGCCCAGTATTCCGAACTTTGGCTGCGCGACGCCGGGGGGAACCTGCAGGGTCGCCAGCGGTGGGAGGCCGACTACGAGCAGTGGATCGCCGACTTTGCCCAGGCCGGGGTGGACGAGGTGGCCATGGGTTTCCTCGCGCTGCGTCGCCGAAGCCGGGACGGGGTGGAGCTGGCGGCCGAACTGGTGGAAGAGGGCACCTTCCCCGACGGGAAGACGGTGCTCGCCGCCCTGGACCACGTTCAGCTGGCCCCAAACTGGGAGGATCTGGCGCCCGTTCGCGCCGAAGATGTCCGGGAAGAGCGCCACTACCAACCGGGCGAGGCTGATCCCCAGGTGATCCGCCTGACCCAGGGGGCCGGGATGGGCCGGGCGATCCGGGTCGGCTCGGCTATGGCCGCGCTGGCGGGAGCCGCCGACGGAGAGTTGACCGCCGGCCAGATCGTCAGTGCGGTCGCGATGCTGACGGATCGGGAGCGGGATCAGGTGGCGGCAGAAGTGGCCCTGGAACTGCCAGCTTTGCTACGCGCGGGCATGATGGCCTGGGCGGGGAGCGAACAGTGA
- a CDS encoding GyrI-like domain-containing protein: MTVPPMRYLRLDGHGDPNTSPLFQASLETLYPVSYQLKFASKQAGRDYVIPPLEGLWWAEDPGVFAQTDDRSQWQWSLLHLVPEWISEDEAMAAAGATDGPRREELRVDELDEGSCVQILHVGPFSAEGEVLRRLHQEYLPAHGLRPTGIHHEIYLSDFRRTAPERLRTVLRQPVEA; this comes from the coding sequence GTGACCGTCCCCCCAATGCGGTACCTGCGACTCGACGGACACGGCGACCCGAACACATCGCCGCTGTTCCAGGCCAGCCTGGAGACGCTCTACCCCGTTTCGTATCAGCTGAAGTTTGCCAGCAAGCAGGCCGGGCGCGACTACGTCATTCCCCCGCTGGAGGGCCTCTGGTGGGCGGAGGATCCCGGCGTCTTTGCCCAGACTGATGACCGGTCCCAGTGGCAGTGGTCGCTGCTGCACCTGGTGCCCGAGTGGATTAGCGAGGACGAGGCGATGGCGGCCGCCGGCGCCACGGACGGCCCGCGCCGGGAAGAGCTCCGGGTGGATGAGTTGGACGAGGGCAGTTGCGTGCAGATTCTGCACGTGGGCCCGTTCTCAGCAGAGGGAGAGGTGCTGCGCCGCCTGCACCAGGAGTACCTGCCGGCGCACGGCCTGCGGCCGACCGGCATTCACCACGAGATCTACCTGAGCGACTTTCGGCGCACGGCACCCGAGCGCCTGCGGACCGTGTTGCGCCAGCCGGTGGAGGCCTAG
- a CDS encoding glycoside hydrolase family 13 protein — METSAALHPVEGPNSAADWWQGGVFYQVYPRSFADSNRDGIGDLHGVLGRLDYLQQLGVDALWLSPFYPSPQHDTGYDVSDYFGVNPEYGTIEDFVQVVDAAHDRGLRILIDLVPNHSSSEHPLFQAALASGVGSPERDRYFFRYGGDNPPNNWGSQFGGPAWSQVQPLSGKEEDRGWWYLHLFDASQPDLNWDNPDVRHLFDEVLRFWLDLGADGFRVDVAHGLVKKPGLPDDQIGLNRLEIAPEELGRLYDQAPYFDQDDVHNIYRRWRRILDDYGPDRIMIGEVGVQDPNRKALYIRPGEMNQAFSFRVMHIGWDAPRLREALQTANGLELKFGGINTWVLSNHDVVRHATRLCYPRGSIFEGGLGPSDPRPDREMGLRRGLAYTVFLLGVPGSCYLYNGEELGLPEVLEIPDQARTDPTWERTGHRSYGRDGARVPLPWTADPVADWGPNPWLPIPDGWGELSAERQEGDPNSVLNQYRHFLQVRRQYGLGQGEWEVLDVDPDLVVVRAGHYLSVLNLGIGERKLPFTGQVILATEPPRQEDGHYWLAPNSAAWVQL; from the coding sequence ATGGAAACATCCGCAGCGCTGCACCCGGTGGAAGGTCCAAACTCAGCGGCAGACTGGTGGCAAGGCGGCGTCTTTTACCAGGTGTACCCCCGCTCTTTTGCAGATTCGAACCGGGACGGGATTGGGGACTTGCACGGGGTTCTGGGTCGCCTCGACTACCTGCAGCAGTTGGGGGTGGACGCCCTCTGGCTCTCGCCTTTCTATCCCAGTCCGCAGCATGACACCGGTTACGACGTGTCGGACTACTTCGGGGTCAACCCCGAGTACGGCACGATTGAGGACTTTGTTCAGGTGGTGGACGCGGCCCACGACCGGGGCCTGCGGATTCTGATTGACCTGGTGCCCAACCACAGTTCCAGCGAGCACCCCCTGTTCCAGGCGGCCCTGGCTTCCGGGGTGGGCTCCCCGGAACGGGACCGGTATTTCTTCCGCTACGGCGGGGACAACCCTCCCAACAACTGGGGGTCACAGTTCGGCGGTCCCGCCTGGAGCCAGGTGCAGCCGCTGAGTGGAAAAGAGGAGGACCGCGGCTGGTGGTACCTGCACCTGTTTGACGCCAGCCAGCCGGATCTGAACTGGGACAACCCGGATGTGCGGCACCTGTTTGACGAGGTGCTCAGGTTCTGGCTGGACCTGGGAGCCGACGGCTTCCGGGTCGATGTCGCCCACGGCCTGGTGAAGAAGCCGGGCCTGCCCGATGACCAGATCGGGCTAAACCGACTTGAGATCGCCCCCGAAGAGTTGGGGCGCCTCTACGACCAAGCCCCCTACTTCGATCAGGACGATGTTCACAACATCTACCGGCGTTGGCGCCGAATCCTGGACGACTACGGCCCGGACCGGATCATGATTGGCGAGGTCGGGGTTCAGGACCCGAACCGGAAGGCGCTCTACATCCGACCCGGTGAGATGAACCAGGCGTTCTCTTTCCGGGTGATGCACATCGGCTGGGATGCCCCGCGCCTGCGTGAGGCACTCCAAACCGCCAATGGCTTGGAGCTGAAGTTTGGCGGGATCAACACCTGGGTTCTGTCCAACCACGACGTCGTTCGCCACGCCACCCGGTTGTGCTACCCGCGGGGCTCCATTTTCGAAGGCGGCCTGGGGCCCAGCGATCCGCGTCCCGACCGGGAGATGGGTTTGCGTCGGGGCCTGGCCTACACCGTCTTCCTGCTGGGGGTGCCCGGCTCGTGCTACCTCTATAACGGGGAAGAGCTGGGCCTGCCCGAAGTGCTGGAGATTCCGGATCAGGCCCGCACCGACCCCACCTGGGAGCGGACCGGCCACCGATCCTACGGGCGTGACGGGGCGCGGGTGCCGCTGCCGTGGACCGCGGACCCGGTGGCTGACTGGGGTCCAAACCCGTGGCTGCCGATCCCGGACGGGTGGGGTGAGCTCTCTGCTGAGCGGCAGGAGGGCGACCCGAACTCGGTTCTGAATCAGTACCGCCATTTCCTGCAGGTTCGGCGCCAGTACGGCCTGGGCCAGGGAGAGTGGGAAGTGCTGGACGTCGATCCCGACCTGGTGGTGGTGCGGGCCGGGCACTACCTGAGCGTGCTGAACCTCGGAATTGGGGAGCGGAAACTGCCCTTCACCGGGCAGGTGATTCTCGCGACCGAGCCGCCGCGCCAGGAAGACGGCCATTACTGGTTGGCCCCCAACTCGGCCGCCTGGGTGCAGCTGTGA
- a CDS encoding DUF3097 family protein, which translates to MIDPYGPDVLRQDPHARPATREVPVEVGMVLEDPSTGFVGAVTHVEKSGGMHLVELEDRYGNRRGFPLGPGFWLDGQPIVALPPRPTHRRGPGQTNSGSRLPAERRARVAKQSRLWVEGRHDAELIQHVWGVDLAQEGVAVELLDGADHLEEVLEVFGPTDSARAGVLLDHLVPGSKETRIADSVRRRWGPTVLVLGHPFVDIWQAIKPTRVGLDEWPTIPRSVDIKVGTLTHLGLPAANQADIAEGWQFLLSRVRTYRDLEVDLLRPVEQLIDFVTEPGTL; encoded by the coding sequence ATGATTGACCCCTACGGGCCAGATGTTCTGCGCCAAGACCCACACGCTCGTCCCGCAACCCGGGAGGTGCCAGTCGAAGTCGGTATGGTGCTTGAGGACCCCTCCACCGGTTTTGTCGGGGCGGTGACCCACGTGGAGAAATCCGGCGGCATGCACCTGGTGGAGTTGGAGGACCGCTACGGAAACCGGCGCGGCTTCCCCCTCGGGCCGGGTTTCTGGCTCGACGGCCAACCAATTGTGGCCCTGCCGCCTCGTCCCACCCACCGTCGGGGCCCCGGCCAAACTAACTCGGGCTCCCGGTTGCCGGCCGAGCGCCGGGCCCGGGTGGCCAAGCAGAGCCGCCTCTGGGTCGAGGGCCGCCACGATGCGGAACTGATCCAGCACGTCTGGGGGGTCGACCTGGCCCAGGAGGGGGTCGCGGTCGAGCTGCTGGACGGGGCCGACCACCTGGAAGAGGTGCTGGAAGTTTTCGGCCCCACCGACTCGGCCCGGGCCGGCGTCCTGCTGGACCACCTGGTCCCGGGGTCAAAGGAAACCAGGATTGCCGACTCGGTTCGCCGGCGCTGGGGTCCGACCGTGCTGGTCCTCGGTCACCCGTTCGTGGACATCTGGCAGGCGATCAAGCCGACCCGGGTGGGCCTCGATGAGTGGCCCACCATTCCCCGGTCGGTCGACATCAAGGTGGGGACCCTCACCCACCTGGGACTGCCCGCGGCCAACCAGGCAGACATTGCCGAGGGGTGGCAGTTCCTGCTCTCCCGGGTGCGGACCTACCGCGACCTGGAGGTGGACCTGCTCCGCCCGGTTGAACAGCTGATCGACTTCGTGACTGAACCGGGCACGCTATGA
- a CDS encoding amino acid permease: MNAVLIVAALSAANGCLYASSRMIHSLALDGMAPRAAAHTCQNGSPRTAVGIATAGMVLASILSLVSPDDAFLTLYGCATAGVLVTWSTVMYTHLKFRRATAELPPHRLAFSPVTNWIVIGACAAIFILLYPLLPIVWYAGLPYLVVLGGAYLLTRSRQRRQASS; encoded by the coding sequence ATGAACGCGGTGCTGATTGTGGCGGCACTGTCCGCGGCCAACGGCTGCCTGTACGCCTCCAGCCGGATGATCCACTCGCTGGCCCTGGACGGGATGGCCCCCAGGGCAGCGGCCCACACCTGCCAGAACGGCTCGCCCCGAACCGCGGTCGGGATTGCGACCGCAGGCATGGTGCTGGCTTCGATCCTGTCCCTGGTCAGCCCGGACGACGCGTTCCTCACCCTGTACGGGTGCGCCACCGCCGGGGTGCTGGTGACCTGGTCCACCGTCATGTACACGCACCTTAAGTTCCGCCGGGCCACGGCCGAACTTCCCCCGCACCGTCTGGCGTTCTCACCGGTCACCAACTGGATCGTGATCGGGGCGTGCGCCGCCATCTTCATCCTGCTGTACCCGCTGCTGCCCATCGTCTGGTACGCGGGACTGCCCTACCTGGTGGTGCTGGGCGGCGCCTACCTACTCACCCGGTCTCGACAGCGGCGCCAAGCTAGTTCTTGA
- a CDS encoding superoxide dismutase: protein MPVYVLPELPYSYDALEPYISAEIMELHHSKHHQAYVDGANAALAALAAAREAGDQAAINLHEKNLAFHLGGHSNHSVFWKNMTPNAKPGPEGALKEAIDASFGSLDAFKKQFGAAALGLQGSGWGVLAYDTISGGLVTFQLYDQQGNVPVGTVPLLMLDMWEHAFYLDYKNVKAKYVEAWWNVVNWDDVAERYQRAKEGFGSLLV from the coding sequence ATGCCAGTGTATGTCCTGCCTGAGCTGCCCTATTCCTACGATGCGCTCGAGCCCTACATCTCCGCTGAGATCATGGAGCTGCACCACTCGAAGCACCACCAGGCCTACGTCGACGGAGCCAACGCTGCCCTCGCCGCCCTGGCCGCCGCTCGTGAAGCGGGCGATCAGGCCGCCATTAACCTGCACGAGAAGAACCTGGCCTTCCACCTGGGCGGCCACTCCAACCACTCCGTGTTCTGGAAGAACATGACCCCCAACGCCAAGCCGGGACCGGAAGGCGCCCTGAAGGAGGCAATCGACGCCAGCTTCGGTTCGCTCGACGCCTTCAAGAAGCAGTTCGGCGCTGCCGCCCTGGGCCTGCAGGGCTCGGGCTGGGGGGTCCTCGCCTACGACACCATCAGTGGGGGATTGGTCACGTTCCAGCTCTACGATCAGCAGGGCAACGTTCCGGTTGGCACCGTGCCCCTCCTGATGCTGGACATGTGGGAGCACGCCTTCTACCTGGACTACAAGAACGTCAAGGCGAAGTACGTTGAAGCTTGGTGGAACGTCGTCAACTGGGACGACGTTGCAGAGCGCTACCAGCGCGCCAAGGAGGGCTTCGGGTCGCTCCTCGTCTAG
- a CDS encoding sensor histidine kinase: protein MAVFVAFAAVVLLLEATANEASIAADRWQMMWSILAAVLIALMAWFPAGAGSAFCVLVVADTIMAPSEGVLLFPVMGLYAILADWISRRWYWQAAVAFLAVDGAVLLRSSTISADLVGIAIGLAGAVGLGFGIQVLDRRMRAMHSRIEVARQEVIDAERSVRQDIAASLHDTVARDLSGIIVTSDVALARCTDHALGDQLQTINSSARASLRRVRALIGGLRSSDPNVSLAEVIHTCRVMLQVCEVSLNSELPAELDQQLTQRQRSLLALAIREGTSNILKYAQPGSSANLLLEGLPDRAVALTIVSDVPAAQRLDPRPAELSGGFGLANLASRVSDVAGSIDFGRSGGRWVLSVTVPAGVGVDPE, encoded by the coding sequence ATGGCCGTGTTCGTTGCCTTCGCCGCGGTGGTGTTGCTGCTGGAGGCCACCGCCAACGAGGCGTCAATCGCTGCCGACCGGTGGCAGATGATGTGGTCGATCCTGGCCGCCGTCCTGATCGCCCTGATGGCCTGGTTTCCGGCCGGGGCTGGCAGCGCGTTCTGCGTGCTGGTGGTGGCCGACACGATCATGGCGCCCAGCGAAGGGGTACTGCTCTTTCCGGTGATGGGCCTGTACGCCATCCTGGCGGACTGGATTTCCAGGCGCTGGTACTGGCAGGCGGCAGTTGCGTTCCTCGCGGTCGACGGCGCGGTGCTGCTGCGTTCCTCCACCATCAGCGCGGACCTGGTTGGCATTGCCATTGGCTTGGCCGGGGCGGTGGGCCTGGGGTTTGGGATCCAGGTGCTGGACCGGCGGATGCGCGCGATGCACTCGCGAATCGAGGTGGCCCGCCAGGAAGTGATCGATGCGGAACGTTCGGTGCGTCAAGACATTGCCGCCAGCCTGCACGACACGGTGGCGCGGGACCTGTCGGGGATCATCGTTACCAGTGACGTGGCGCTGGCGCGCTGCACCGATCACGCGCTGGGGGACCAGTTGCAGACGATCAACTCGTCCGCCCGGGCATCGCTGCGCCGGGTGCGGGCGCTGATCGGGGGGTTGCGTTCCTCCGATCCAAACGTGTCCCTGGCCGAGGTGATCCACACCTGCCGGGTCATGCTCCAGGTGTGTGAGGTGAGCTTGAACTCTGAGCTGCCGGCAGAGCTGGACCAGCAGCTGACGCAGCGCCAACGTTCCCTGCTGGCCCTGGCCATTCGCGAAGGGACCAGCAACATCTTGAAATATGCCCAGCCTGGATCCAGTGCCAACCTGCTGCTAGAGGGGCTGCCCGACCGGGCGGTGGCGCTGACCATCGTCAGTGACGTGCCCGCGGCCCAACGCCTCGACCCGCGCCCGGCCGAGCTCAGTGGCGGCTTCGGGCTGGCCAACCTGGCCTCCCGGGTCAGTGACGTGGCCGGCTCAATCGACTTTGGCCGCTCCGGCGGTCGGTGGGTGCTGTCGGTGACCGTGCCGGCCGGGGTGGGGGTGGACCCGGAGTGA
- a CDS encoding response regulator transcription factor: MNVLRVLLADDDPIYRQGLQALLTERADVDLVAVVPNGASALSVLERSEVDVALLDVDMPGVDGISAARQIGERHPEVTVVMLTAFEHDESLKQAIAAGAKGFLTKDLEVDRICALAREAAAGAVVMGPRPTAMLAEAYFASTEVDEEFARTLSELPPRLGALVEYLIEACPNREIAQRLGLSEATVRGYVSEILAATGCASRSQLAVRALRAGYSA, encoded by the coding sequence GTGAATGTGTTGCGAGTGCTGTTAGCGGACGACGACCCAATCTACCGGCAGGGGTTGCAGGCTCTGCTGACCGAGCGCGCCGACGTGGATTTGGTGGCGGTCGTCCCCAACGGAGCTTCGGCCCTGAGCGTGCTGGAACGCTCCGAGGTGGATGTGGCCCTGCTGGATGTGGACATGCCCGGGGTGGATGGGATCAGTGCCGCCCGCCAGATTGGTGAGCGTCACCCGGAGGTGACCGTGGTGATGCTGACCGCCTTCGAGCACGACGAGTCGTTGAAACAGGCGATTGCAGCCGGGGCGAAGGGCTTCTTGACCAAGGATCTGGAGGTTGATCGGATCTGCGCCCTGGCGCGCGAGGCGGCGGCGGGGGCGGTGGTGATGGGCCCGCGGCCCACGGCGATGCTGGCCGAGGCCTACTTCGCCAGCACCGAGGTGGATGAGGAGTTCGCCCGGACGCTGTCCGAGTTGCCGCCGCGCCTGGGAGCGCTGGTGGAGTACCTGATTGAGGCGTGCCCAAACCGGGAGATTGCCCAGCGTCTGGGGTTGAGTGAGGCGACGGTCCGCGGTTACGTCTCGGAGATTCTGGCGGCCACCGGGTGCGCTTCCCGCTCCCAGCTGGCAGTCCGGGCCCTGCGGGCCGGGTACTCCGCCTAG
- the tadA gene encoding tRNA adenosine(34) deaminase TadA → MGRLLLSPRGPVKVQAPAPAQRGLFRYPGRVWSPQEYEAAMSRALRYAHECSRTGDVPVGAVVLDEDGQVIGRGWNRREELNDPTAHAEILALRSAGVARGNWNLQGCTLVVTLEPCTMCAGAIVHSRVDRLVFGAWDPKAGACGSLRDVVRDSRLNHQVEVIAGVLEDQASIQLKGFFAQRRMSDSSGFFTPGAKWTRGS, encoded by the coding sequence GTGGGGAGGCTTTTGCTCTCCCCGCGAGGGCCGGTAAAAGTGCAGGCCCCAGCGCCGGCCCAGCGGGGGCTTTTCCGCTATCCTGGTCGCGTGTGGTCCCCGCAAGAATATGAAGCAGCGATGTCGAGGGCGCTTCGATACGCCCACGAATGTTCGCGCACCGGCGACGTTCCGGTGGGCGCGGTGGTCCTCGATGAGGACGGGCAGGTAATCGGGCGCGGCTGGAACCGGCGCGAAGAGCTGAACGACCCGACCGCTCACGCCGAAATCTTGGCGCTCCGGTCGGCCGGGGTGGCCCGCGGAAACTGGAACCTGCAGGGGTGCACCCTGGTGGTCACGCTGGAACCGTGCACCATGTGCGCGGGGGCGATTGTCCACTCGCGGGTCGACCGCCTCGTGTTCGGCGCCTGGGATCCCAAGGCGGGGGCCTGTGGATCCCTGCGCGACGTGGTGCGGGACTCGCGGCTAAACCACCAGGTGGAAGTGATCGCCGGCGTGCTGGAAGACCAGGCCTCCATTCAGCTGAAAGGCTTCTTCGCGCAGCGGCGGATGAGCGACTCCTCCGGGTTCTTCACACCGGGGGCAAAGTGGACCAGGGGAAGCTGA
- a CDS encoding UTP--glucose-1-phosphate uridylyltransferase, which translates to MSGLLAAQEKMRAAGVSEAAIEVFSHYYHQLEQGVTGMIPEDTIEPYLDPPLLADLTVSEEAARAALAQTAIIKLNGGLGTSMGLDRAKTLLEVREGKNFLDLIVGQVQSVRERYDVQLPLLFMTSFRTDDDTQSYLARYPELAVGDLPLTFVQNQEPKLRADDLTPVSWPADPTLEWCPPGHGDLYTALIGSGILDQLLAAGYRYASVSNGDNLGAYPSPTIAGWFASTGAPYAAELCRRTINDKKGGHLARRKRDGQLILRDTAQTLPEEMDFFTDEHRHPYFHTNNLWMDLRQLKDRLTGGSAVLGLPLIRNEKTVDPTDSDSTPVIQVETAMGAAIEVFPGSTAICVGRDRFLPVKTTNELLLLRSDVYRLSPAGRLETDLDHSPEVALSGKYYKTIAKFDQRIPSAPSLRAATKLQVDGDWQFEAGVTIAGAAEFGPEGGTVTAGVHGSAQ; encoded by the coding sequence ATGTCGGGTCTGTTGGCCGCGCAGGAGAAAATGCGAGCAGCCGGAGTCAGCGAAGCTGCCATCGAGGTGTTCTCGCACTACTACCACCAGCTGGAACAGGGCGTCACCGGCATGATTCCCGAAGACACGATTGAGCCCTACCTGGATCCGCCGCTCCTGGCCGACCTGACCGTGTCGGAGGAAGCCGCCCGCGCGGCCCTCGCCCAGACGGCCATCATCAAACTCAACGGGGGCCTCGGCACCTCAATGGGGTTGGATCGCGCCAAGACGCTGCTGGAAGTGCGGGAGGGAAAAAACTTCCTGGACCTGATCGTCGGCCAGGTGCAGTCGGTGCGGGAACGCTACGACGTCCAACTGCCGCTGCTGTTCATGACTTCCTTCCGGACGGACGATGACACCCAATCCTATTTGGCGCGCTACCCCGAACTGGCGGTCGGGGACCTGCCGCTGACTTTCGTGCAGAACCAGGAGCCGAAGCTGCGGGCCGACGACCTGACCCCGGTCTCCTGGCCGGCCGACCCGACCCTGGAGTGGTGCCCGCCCGGACACGGGGACCTGTACACCGCCCTGATCGGCTCCGGGATTCTGGATCAGCTGCTGGCGGCCGGCTACCGCTACGCCAGCGTCTCCAACGGGGACAACCTGGGGGCCTACCCGAGCCCCACCATTGCCGGTTGGTTTGCCAGCACCGGCGCGCCCTACGCGGCGGAACTGTGCCGGCGAACCATCAACGACAAGAAGGGTGGCCACCTGGCCCGGCGCAAGCGTGACGGCCAGCTGATTCTGCGCGACACCGCCCAGACGCTGCCCGAGGAGATGGACTTCTTCACCGACGAGCATCGCCACCCCTACTTCCACACCAACAACCTGTGGATGGATCTGCGCCAGCTGAAGGACCGCCTGACGGGCGGCTCGGCCGTGTTGGGCCTGCCCCTGATCCGCAATGAGAAAACCGTGGATCCGACCGACTCTGATTCGACCCCGGTGATCCAGGTTGAAACCGCCATGGGCGCGGCGATCGAAGTCTTCCCCGGGTCGACGGCCATCTGCGTGGGCCGGGACCGGTTCCTCCCGGTCAAGACCACCAACGAGCTGCTGCTGCTGCGCTCCGACGTGTACCGATTGAGCCCGGCGGGTCGCCTCGAAACCGATCTGGACCACTCCCCGGAGGTGGCCCTGAGCGGGAAGTACTACAAGACCATCGCCAAGTTTGACCAGCGGATCCCGAGTGCACCTTCGCTTCGGGCCGCGACCAAACTGCAGGTGGACGGGGATTGGCAGTTTGAGGCGGGGGTGACCATCGCCGGTGCGGCCGAGTTCGGGCCCGAAGGCGGCACCGTCACCGCGGGGGTGCACGGCTCCGCCCAGTAG
- a CDS encoding phosphoribosyltransferase: MDKEILTWTEFGEASRELARQVRDSGWEPDLLISLARGGLIPGGALAYALDLKTIGSINVEFYTGEGTTLAEPLLLPPFMEVSADLGGRALIIDDVADSGKTLKLVVDLLSKQGVRDPAGELVRFEVRTAVLYRKSRTIIEPDYCWRSTDRWISFPWSTLPPV; the protein is encoded by the coding sequence ATGGACAAGGAAATCCTCACCTGGACCGAGTTTGGCGAGGCCTCGCGCGAGTTGGCCCGGCAGGTGCGCGACTCCGGGTGGGAGCCGGACCTCCTGATTAGTCTGGCTCGGGGTGGCCTGATCCCCGGCGGGGCCCTCGCCTACGCCCTTGACCTGAAGACCATCGGCTCGATCAACGTCGAGTTCTACACCGGCGAGGGGACGACCCTGGCGGAGCCGCTGCTGCTGCCCCCGTTCATGGAGGTCAGCGCCGACCTAGGTGGGCGGGCCCTGATCATCGACGACGTGGCCGACTCTGGCAAGACGCTGAAACTGGTGGTGGACCTGCTGTCCAAGCAGGGGGTGCGCGACCCGGCCGGTGAGCTGGTTCGCTTCGAGGTCCGGACCGCGGTGCTGTACCGCAAATCCCGAACCATCATCGAGCCCGACTACTGCTGGCGCTCAACGGATCGTTGGATCAGCTTCCCCTGGTCCACTTTGCCCCCGGTGTGA